In Erigeron canadensis isolate Cc75 chromosome 8, C_canadensis_v1, whole genome shotgun sequence, the DNA window CCACACATATTTTGTTTCATCATTAATCCATATAAAATGAAATCAAAATCTTTGGGATTCtacataaattttttcacatgACAAGCTACTACTCAAGTACACAAGGGTATTCTACTCCCGTAACAAATAGaataaattgaaaaagaaaaaaaaaaacagaaatcgTTACATACATTTGTGGTGAATTACAATACCAAATCAATAAACACAAGGGTTCCAGTTGAATAGTTTTGTTTCTGACCTTTTGCGTATGCACCTGGAACTTTGCGCAAGACAGAAACAAATTGTTGAGCCAGCAACTAGATTAACAGCCATCGTTGGAGCAAAGAAATGTCTGTCTAAAGAGTCTGGACTTGACTATAATCAGCAAGCACACCCACCAGATTCTGGCTGGGATGAAGTCACGCTCGAAGACTTCAAATTCACATCAACCATTTCTTCATGTTTTGTTGCAGAAAGTGTTTCCATTCCAGGTAATGCAGATGCTATTTTCCGAAATAAAGCCTGTAATCATAACTCACCATTAAGAATCTTCACATGGAAGAAAATACAGCACTTCTTGTTTGTGTATAGCATAATTTGACATATCGGCCATAAATTCCGAATTATTTATGCAGTTAACCTCCCTGTCCCATGAAACTGCAAAATTATCTTTTATTCTAAGGTTTATGAATATAGAAGTATCACTCTGCCTATTTTCGCTGTTACTAAACATTATTTTCATGAAGTTGTAAAATTGTTGGAAACAGCCATAAGATTCAAATTATAATAGAAGTGCTTTTAAGACGTAAAAGCTATTATAGATGAGCGTTATACAAATTTTGATCTATGGACATGATTGTCGTTTTAGTCTGCTATCGGTGGCTaggaaaaagtaaaaaatctattattataacatgtgtGTGTTTCCCACCTTTTATGGGAATTTCTTTCACATTTGCAAGGATGTGAGGTACCTTTATGTTGAACCCAGCTTTAGCACTTGTTTCGATAAACATGACTTTTAGCTCACTGGCTTTTGCTTCTCCTTCCTCCACAGAGACTTGCCTGAAGATCATCAATAGAGGACGTCAAGAACTCTTCTGAAGTTCATTAACATGCCAACTTATTAACCAATACAtttaaaacatcaaaatatTGGTAAATATATCTTATATGTTAAACACAGCTATGGGTTGTAACCAATGTTCTCTAACGGAAGGGAACTTTGACACAGCATTTCATAAACTAGGAGGGTTTCACCCTTTCAATCTTGCTTTTGGAGCTAATCTATAGCTAgcattaaaaatatacaaataaactCACCAAATTTTCTGtttataaacaactaaaacatgtGACTTAATGCACAATTCCTTCCCTCATAATCTATTCTCTGTTTGaggaaagaaaaataatgaattTCATGATTAGTGATCTCCACAGATTGACTGGAAAATTGTATAGACGAAAGCAGTTGATCAAAATATGAAATTACAGCAGATAATCAACTGCTAACAGCACAGATTAGCCAGCTGTAAATTACTCGGCTAGAAAGGTTCACCTTTTGTCCACAAGGTCAGTCTTGTTCCCAACCAGAACAATAATAACATCACTGCCTCTCTCTGCACGAACTTCCTCGATCCACTTTATCGTGTTAAGAAAAGTCGGTCGACCTGAATCACAGAAGCAGGAACAAATTAGAAGTCATTACTCTATGGTGatacaaaaataaagaaaaaaccaaaaatgatatattGGAAATCTGTATATCGTTCAGACCCAAAGCTATTCCTGAAGAAATATagactaatatatatttcaGAAAATGATGCTTTATCATTACATACTTGCAACATCATATGTAATGACTGCAACCGAGGAATCCCTAATATAGCTTGGTATTAGACTCCTAAATCTCTCTTGCCCGGCAGTATCCCTGAGAAATCATTAGTAAACGTCAGTCACTAATAATCTGTCAAATAGAAAGCGGAAGAGCAAGGGACATGTAAATGCTGCAACAACAATAACGCACGTAAGAATCTTACACTTTAACATGTCATGTCATATTTGTACAAAGCAAACACATCACACATgcatcatttatatatttaagtttggTTCCATATAAATTCAATCATAATGAATTCTCCACGAGGTTTTTTAGGAATGGCAATTTTCCAATATGCTAACTCATGACAACTGGGACGGTGTAAAAGTTGGAACTTGGAACGCTTGCCAACAGGCCTTTGGCATAACACCCAAACCCAAAAACACAAAGAAACTTATAGATCCAAATTTTCATTATGGTTGTCCTGAAAATATAACAGTCAGCTGTCTGGAGGTAAGTCTTAACTCTCAACTAAATGTTAGAGACAGACATAgtaaaattcaaaagaaatgTAAAGAATTTCCATGGAATGACAAGAATCAATTTCACTTCTCACTAAACACCTTACCACAACTGCAGGCGAACTGTCCGGTCTTCGAGATACATAGTCTTAGACAAGAAGTCAATTCCAATGGTTGCCTGATCAACATACAACACACTTTAGTGTCAGGCATATGAATTTGATTTCGAATTTAAGAAAGCTAATCAAACATTCACATTTAGAAACCTACggaatcatttatttatatattgttaCGATGTTGTAAGAATTATCAAACATATCTGACAGACATAGTTCCGTCAATTAGACAATAAAACACAATCAAGCCCTCAAAATCATAATCTCGTAACGAGCAACAGAACCAATTCTAAGAAAATTTAGTAATAACTAGACTCAGAAGTGCATCATGACAGTCTGTTGAAGTGCAGATCTCTCGTTATATATCACAAAAGCGAAACAAATATGTACAGCTGAATTGTGACCTAATCGTATATGCTGTGTTACAAACCACAAACATGATCCTATCTATATCGATAATTATTACTCCTATTACACTAGCTACGAGCATACGCCGCACACCTTTGGCCATCTGAAACAGCCGGTGGTCGACAATGACAACCGAGGAATGCCGACAGAAACTATTCACGGAGTGGATCATGTTGAACAAGTAACGCATAAATAAGTAAAATTCTGAACCCTAACAGACTTTCAATTATCATACACACTTGGAATCACAACGGAAAACTAACATTAACAGGATTAAAAGGGgcaattaaataaataaattaatagagCAAACAGATgtgcatatataaatataataaaatcacAATGTGAATTTGAAGTACCTGATAAGAAGTGTCGAACTTGTCATACATAAACCGAGTGATAATGCTGGTTTTGCCGACGGATTGATCGCCTAAGAAGACTAGCTTGTACTTTGCTAGTGCTGATACTATTGGCGCCATTTTCAGCCCTTAATTTCTACGTTTTATTTTGACTTGATTGATGATTATTTGTTTTTGATCTCCGATCTGATCTGATCTGATCCAATTATTGCAACCGGAATTGAATAATGACGCGGTTAAGACACCTTTATTAGGAATGAATTTGTGGGTTTTGCGGCAGACGATTTtgaatttaattattaagtggAAATTACCTTTGCTACTATTATTATTGATCCAGTCAACCATCCGTCAAAATTATTCTAATGTTCTACAatttcaaattaattaaatatttatcgGGCTAACTAAAATATGCCTCGTAGACACTTGAATCTGGACTACCTTAGAATGTATCGGGCTTTGCTCGGGCCTAAGAAGCCCATATGTTGTTGATTGTTTAAAGATTGATCCAACTCAAGTGAGACTAAGATTAGGGCTTTTAACACATTGAACCAAGTCTTCTTGATAAAGCTTCGAATTTTACTTATAATGattcattcaaattcaaatgCTTTTCACAAAAACAGATTTCTCGAGTTAAGTATATGAAAAGATATGACGCTGAGACtaaatttttcattaaaaaacaaaagttacttATAGCTTGTGATAGATGATAGATCACATTAATACGATGGTAGTGTATAATTATTAGGAgatgataaatcctcttaaattaaggtttttaagttattatttaaaatgataaatcatttttcataattacAACTTCAAAAGCAACAATGGAGTCTTTTGGGCCAAGACTTGGGCTTCAAGTTTTACACACATTGGTGCGACTTGAGTGGACCTCCATTTCTTTAAACCCAGCCCGAACCTAGAATGCTGCGGTTTGATACACAAATTCTTcgtttaatattaatatat includes these proteins:
- the LOC122578075 gene encoding ras-related protein RABH1b-like, yielding MAPIVSALAKYKLVFLGDQSVGKTSIITRFMYDKFDTSYQATIGIDFLSKTMYLEDRTVRLQLWDTAGQERFRSLIPSYIRDSSVAVITYDVASRPTFLNTIKWIEEVRAERGSDVIIVLVGNKTDLVDKRQVSVEEGEAKASELKVMFIETSAKAGFNIKALFRKIASALPGMETLSATKHEEMVDVNLKSSSVTSSQPESGGCAC